A genomic window from Brevinematales bacterium includes:
- a CDS encoding outer membrane lipoprotein-sorting protein, with protein MKKVFFTIALIAGMVSVNTLSAKELPAIKTILKQLDVLMDLKSDLSAKVNITEEKPNQGLKKIECFYYRSDTKDAFLIVMLAPASEKGNGYLSIGDNMWMYKQNTRTFQHISRDEAIGGSDVKSGDMEKRKLSVLYKGAVDAKTGKEMITEEKLGDIPVYKVELTAQVNDVSYPKKVYWVRQDNYLPMMEKSYSLSGTLMETIYYLKYTTIGGKYFCIKTRIDDEFDKGNKTLMEISGISLDKLDANIFTQGYLESLSK; from the coding sequence ATGAAGAAGGTCTTTTTTACAATAGCGCTGATAGCCGGAATGGTTTCTGTTAATACCTTATCCGCAAAGGAGTTACCGGCAATAAAAACAATACTCAAACAGCTCGATGTGCTGATGGATCTAAAATCCGACCTCTCGGCAAAAGTGAATATCACCGAAGAAAAGCCGAATCAGGGATTAAAGAAAATCGAATGCTTCTATTACCGTTCCGATACGAAAGATGCGTTCCTGATAGTAATGCTCGCGCCCGCGTCCGAGAAGGGCAACGGTTATCTGAGTATCGGCGATAACATGTGGATGTACAAACAGAACACCCGCACATTTCAGCATATCAGCCGCGACGAAGCGATCGGCGGAAGCGACGTAAAAAGCGGTGACATGGAGAAACGGAAACTGAGCGTGCTTTATAAAGGCGCCGTCGACGCGAAAACCGGTAAAGAAATGATTACCGAAGAGAAACTCGGCGATATCCCCGTGTATAAAGTCGAACTTACCGCGCAGGTAAATGATGTCTCCTACCCTAAGAAGGTGTATTGGGTGCGTCAGGACAACTATCTGCCGATGATGGAAAAATCCTATTCGCTATCCGGTACGCTGATGGAGACAATCTACTACCTGAAATATACGACAATCGGCGGAAAGTACTTCTGTATCAAGACCCGCATCGATGACGAATTCGATAAAGGCAATAAAACGCTGATGGAAATATCCGGTATCTCTCTCGATAAACTCGACGCGAATATTTTTACACAGGGTTATCTTGAATCCCTGAGTAAATAA
- a CDS encoding DUF4878 domain-containing protein, translated as MRRAWSVLLIILSTALLHMVIGCGERGVSDDAATLTLKKVYSWKTNEDFFALTNCFIYNSADSKNPLNGIVKLGKIWVVATRMGSVERVEIIKKFNDGNTANVLYSLYFKDGTTIQSNTALLIKIDGAWKLTVN; from the coding sequence ATGCGTAGGGCATGGAGCGTCTTGCTGATAATCCTTTCGACTGCATTATTACATATGGTTATCGGGTGCGGCGAAAGAGGAGTCTCCGATGATGCGGCGACACTCACCCTGAAAAAAGTATATTCATGGAAAACCAACGAGGATTTCTTCGCGCTGACCAATTGTTTTATTTATAATTCCGCCGATTCGAAAAATCCGCTGAACGGGATAGTAAAACTCGGGAAAATATGGGTGGTTGCCACACGAATGGGAAGCGTGGAGAGGGTGGAGATTATCAAGAAATTTAACGACGGGAACACCGCCAATGTGCTGTACAGTTTATATTTTAAGGACGGTACGACTATACAGAGCAATACCGCGCTTCTGATAAAAATCGACGGCGCATGGAAACTCACTGTGAATTAA
- a CDS encoding DUF115 domain-containing protein, which produces MTEIVPAKNGTPTICKDGNYLLSRYDPEKEIERALSGIRPESAFFVFGSALGMIPHELVKMGVLPGRIIVIEPERMLFENSAPALDALGIDFYGDVPIDKLTIWMEASLAAGQRPEMLSLPAFDRAYPGEYKLFEAGFRNSLALAVENLKVEAYFSKVWFINYFRNISSLVNNQNRYIISDIPAKQTDSVPLVIAAGPSLNDRLDEISRFRDKYFIISVLSAARTLLSGGITPDLVVLSDAGPANILHFRGIPAHTPVFASVYANSALISAIPNPVVLYDLDAQMTEPSYRNDSPSVTIDAGLLADRLFSRKPVFCGFDLCYSERYGSHSGNNALSELRRKKSITRIQTFDTFTQSFRNRKDILIDDGKTTNRHLQLLRRLAGEMFAGCGYIEGGVRFSMLMPVSLETAGSTGMKCDAKDLYRVILPEIRDKARAILAGLIKELDKEDSELKGTVFIREKLAGVDSGDVSGYYIYKCEQILRSLPGGKNA; this is translated from the coding sequence GTGACTGAGATTGTACCGGCGAAAAACGGAACGCCGACTATCTGTAAGGACGGAAATTATCTTCTTTCAAGGTACGACCCTGAGAAGGAAATCGAACGCGCGCTGTCGGGGATTCGACCGGAATCGGCGTTTTTTGTTTTCGGGAGCGCGCTTGGGATGATTCCCCATGAGCTTGTAAAAATGGGGGTACTCCCCGGACGGATAATCGTCATCGAACCGGAACGGATGCTTTTCGAAAACTCCGCGCCCGCGCTCGACGCGCTCGGCATCGATTTCTACGGCGATGTTCCGATAGATAAACTCACGATTTGGATGGAAGCCTCGCTCGCGGCGGGGCAGCGTCCCGAGATGCTGTCGCTTCCCGCGTTCGACCGCGCCTATCCCGGCGAGTATAAACTGTTCGAGGCTGGGTTCAGAAACTCCCTCGCGCTCGCGGTGGAAAACCTCAAAGTCGAAGCCTATTTCTCCAAAGTCTGGTTCATCAATTATTTCCGCAATATTTCGTCACTTGTTAACAATCAGAATCGATATATTATTTCCGATATCCCCGCGAAACAGACGGATAGCGTACCGCTCGTCATCGCGGCGGGGCCGTCCCTGAACGACCGGCTCGACGAAATATCGCGCTTCCGGGATAAGTATTTTATTATATCGGTGCTGTCCGCCGCGCGGACTTTGCTGTCGGGCGGGATTACCCCGGATTTGGTCGTGCTGAGCGACGCGGGCCCCGCGAATATTCTGCACTTTCGGGGAATTCCAGCGCACACACCGGTATTCGCGAGCGTGTATGCTAATAGCGCGCTTATCTCGGCTATCCCGAATCCGGTCGTGTTATACGACTTGGACGCGCAGATGACAGAACCGTCCTATAGGAACGATTCCCCGTCGGTGACTATCGACGCGGGGCTTCTCGCGGACCGGCTCTTCAGCCGTAAGCCCGTATTCTGCGGGTTCGACCTCTGTTATTCAGAACGATACGGGAGTCACAGCGGCAATAACGCACTTTCGGAGCTCCGCCGAAAAAAAAGCATCACCAGAATACAAACTTTCGATACTTTTACGCAGTCATTCCGTAATAGAAAGGACATCCTGATAGACGACGGGAAAACCACGAACCGGCATTTGCAACTGCTGCGCCGTCTCGCCGGGGAAATGTTCGCGGGCTGCGGATATATCGAAGGCGGAGTACGTTTCAGTATGCTCATGCCGGTCTCGTTGGAAACCGCCGGGAGTACAGGTATGAAATGCGATGCGAAGGATTTATACCGGGTTATCCTACCGGAGATACGGGATAAGGCGCGTGCGATACTCGCGGGGTTGATAAAAGAACTGGATAAGGAAGACTCCGAATTGAAGGGGACTGTGTTTATCAGGGAAAAACTCGCCGGTGTTGATTCCGGGGATGTGTCGGGGTATTATATTTATAAATGCGAACAAATCCTTCGCTCGTTACCGGGAGGGAAAAATGCGTAG
- a CDS encoding ABC transporter permease, which yields MNGNDKKDKAGKLGLFTLFGLAMRNLLRHKMRTILIGIVIAFGVMILVVANSFTEGLKDIVINKIIVNWMGHINISAIERGSGTSQDKKMIFRDKDLIINAIETNLPNIDFFREGLETFTMFVGNEKTSLGIVIGLEKEHADPEWMNIIEGDVGDFTNGKYENPCLIYESMKRDLNVKIFDTIKMRTTTIYGKVQSAKMTVVGVMKSASTFQDMGIFLEMHSLKQLLEMKDYEAQSLVVVLKGINNPMEVIPWADKIHDALKPGVAGMYGLASANGKSVPATQLGVMTNAVELALFISNVTPVSGSLSLLSNTNGIAVNTLLAKALGITAGSTLTFNYNTKFENTPVKHSYQVIAVFDGGTNIDKPVAILPNTLFYPVYFDYLPKEIKAVSNAYYPGVKNPLYSAFALEWTLVPRTQTSEQFNKKMQNLNKLRFKGMMLNVSSMYETSKMFLDIADALNLVGFTAVMILFFIILVGIGNTLRMTIRERTREIGTIRAIGMKQKDVRRLFTWETTLLAFFASMAGVVLAMVMVFLLGSITFKNPGDFSVLMVNRQIHFLPTVVSILNSVATIVGLTFLTSYFPARKAAKMLPTDALRGIMTKSTAK from the coding sequence ATGAACGGGAATGATAAAAAAGATAAAGCCGGTAAATTGGGTTTATTCACCCTTTTCGGACTGGCAATGCGTAATCTCCTCCGCCATAAGATGAGAACCATCCTGATCGGGATTGTGATCGCTTTCGGTGTGATGATACTCGTTGTCGCTAACTCGTTTACCGAAGGCCTCAAGGATATCGTTATCAATAAAATTATCGTGAACTGGATGGGGCATATCAATATCAGCGCGATAGAACGCGGCAGCGGTACGTCCCAGGATAAAAAGATGATTTTCCGCGATAAAGACCTGATTATCAATGCGATCGAGACGAATCTGCCGAATATCGATTTCTTCCGCGAAGGGCTCGAAACTTTCACGATGTTCGTCGGGAACGAGAAAACATCGCTCGGAATCGTCATCGGCCTCGAAAAGGAACATGCCGACCCGGAATGGATGAATATCATCGAAGGAGATGTCGGCGATTTTACCAACGGAAAGTATGAAAACCCTTGCCTGATTTACGAGAGCATGAAAAGGGACTTGAATGTAAAAATATTCGATACCATCAAGATGAGGACTACCACGATCTATGGAAAAGTACAGTCCGCCAAGATGACGGTGGTAGGTGTTATGAAATCCGCCAGTACTTTCCAGGATATGGGTATATTTTTAGAGATGCATTCACTCAAGCAGCTTCTGGAAATGAAAGATTATGAGGCTCAATCCCTCGTCGTAGTCCTGAAAGGGATAAATAACCCGATGGAAGTCATTCCGTGGGCCGATAAAATCCACGATGCCTTAAAGCCGGGGGTTGCCGGGATGTACGGTCTGGCTTCCGCGAACGGGAAATCCGTGCCCGCGACCCAGCTCGGAGTGATGACCAATGCCGTTGAGCTCGCGCTCTTTATATCGAATGTCACGCCGGTCTCCGGAAGTCTTTCCCTTCTCTCGAATACCAACGGGATAGCCGTCAATACCCTTCTCGCGAAAGCGTTGGGTATTACCGCAGGAAGCACCCTGACGTTCAACTATAATACCAAATTCGAGAACACGCCCGTTAAGCATTCCTATCAGGTCATCGCCGTGTTCGACGGGGGTACGAATATCGATAAGCCGGTCGCTATTTTACCGAACACCCTATTCTACCCGGTCTACTTCGATTATCTCCCCAAAGAAATCAAGGCCGTTTCCAACGCGTATTACCCGGGCGTGAAAAATCCGCTTTACAGTGCGTTCGCTTTGGAATGGACGCTCGTCCCCAGAACCCAGACGTCCGAGCAGTTCAATAAAAAAATGCAGAATCTGAATAAGCTCCGCTTCAAGGGGATGATGCTGAACGTCAGCTCGATGTACGAGACGTCGAAAATGTTCCTCGACATCGCGGACGCATTGAACCTGGTCGGGTTCACCGCGGTAATGATACTCTTTTTCATTATATTGGTAGGCATCGGGAATACCCTGCGTATGACAATCCGCGAACGTACCCGTGAAATCGGGACAATTCGCGCCATCGGCATGAAGCAGAAGGACGTCCGCCGCCTCTTCACATGGGAGACCACCCTGCTGGCATTCTTTGCATCCATGGCGGGAGTAGTTCTCGCTATGGTCATGGTTTTCCTGCTCGGTTCGATAACGTTCAAGAACCCCGGCGACTTCTCGGTACTGATGGTGAACCGCCAGATACATTTCCTGCCTACGGTCGTCAGTATCCTGAACAGCGTCGCGACTATAGTCGGCCTCACATTCCTGACATCCTACTTCCCCGCCCGTAAGGCGGCGAAGATGCTCCCGACCGATGCGTTGCGCGGTATAATGACCAAGTCCACAGCGAAATAG
- the amrS gene encoding AmmeMemoRadiSam system radical SAM enzyme, with translation MNHPARFGRSNSDGTVDCLLCPQHCHIADGKRGVCGARANENGVLDSLNYELVSAVALDPIEKKPLYHYHPGKMILSIGTVGCNLRCQFCQNHHLSRYYDDGEFMQLNRMTPAQIVSAVKDSESFGIAYTYSEPSIWAEYVIDVSKLMKDAGLKNIWVTNGYIEKEPLEEVLPLMDAANIDLKAFSDENYKSLGGRLQPVLDTIRRCHDYGTHIELTTLVIPDYNDNMVEIESLVRWIASVDKSIPFHISRYFPHYHYEKPSTDVDLLGEVFNLAKEHLEYIYVGNVLADSNSYCPVCGNLLVKRMGFSTHVVGLKNEGGKTSCGQCGTAAKFIL, from the coding sequence ATGAACCATCCGGCGAGGTTTGGAAGAAGCAATAGCGACGGCACGGTCGATTGCCTGCTCTGTCCCCAGCATTGTCATATCGCTGACGGGAAACGCGGCGTCTGCGGGGCGCGCGCGAACGAGAACGGTGTGCTCGACAGCCTGAACTATGAACTGGTTTCCGCCGTCGCGCTCGACCCTATCGAGAAAAAGCCCCTCTATCATTACCATCCCGGGAAAATGATCCTCTCTATCGGCACTGTCGGGTGCAACCTGCGCTGCCAATTCTGCCAGAACCATCACCTGTCGCGCTACTACGACGACGGGGAATTTATGCAGTTGAACCGCATGACGCCCGCGCAGATTGTGAGCGCGGTGAAGGACAGCGAGTCGTTCGGCATCGCCTACACTTATTCGGAACCGTCGATATGGGCGGAATATGTCATCGACGTGTCGAAACTGATGAAGGACGCGGGGCTGAAAAATATATGGGTAACGAACGGTTATATCGAGAAGGAGCCGCTCGAGGAAGTACTGCCGTTGATGGACGCGGCGAATATCGACCTGAAGGCATTCTCCGACGAGAACTATAAAAGCCTCGGCGGGAGACTCCAGCCGGTGCTGGACACGATACGGCGATGCCATGACTATGGTACGCATATCGAACTGACGACGCTCGTTATCCCGGACTATAACGACAATATGGTCGAGATCGAGTCGCTTGTCAGATGGATCGCGTCGGTCGATAAATCGATACCGTTCCATATCTCCCGCTACTTCCCGCACTACCATTACGAGAAACCCTCCACCGACGTGGATTTGCTGGGCGAGGTGTTCAATCTCGCGAAGGAACATCTGGAATATATCTATGTCGGTAATGTGCTCGCGGACAGCAACAGTTATTGCCCGGTCTGCGGGAATCTTCTGGTAAAGCGGATGGGATTTTCCACCCATGTCGTAGGATTGAAGAACGAGGGCGGTAAGACGTCCTGCGGTCAGTGCGGTACGGCGGCGAAATTTATTTTATAA
- the ligA gene encoding NAD-dependent DNA ligase LigA, which translates to MNRAGAEKRIAGLREEINRHNYRYYVMDSPLISDYDYDRLMRELQDIEKEFPELVTPDSPTQRVGDKPLEKFDNYRHPYRMYSLNNALNDSEFREFYGRVLKELPGDGLFTPSFSCEHKFDGLAIELIYEQGALVTASTRGNGEVGELITTNARTIKSIPLRLKDGCPDWLAVYGEVLIYKADFIELNRVRAEQGEPEFANPRNAAAGSLRQLDPKITASRKLRFNAYGVRAREGEKAVNGISSQYARMTYLMELGFPGSPHRIKAQSIDEIIEFHRRWEAERSTVGYEIDGVVVKLDDIRAQEEMGYDAKSPKWAIAWKFKPAAETTVLREVEFSVGRLGTITPTAIFDPVILSGAKISRATLHNFDEVRRLDVMIGDTILVERSGDVIPKVAGVLKDKRPSDARFILPPENCPVCGHHAEQVEGEVAYVCTNPACPAVVRERIKHFVSRQAFDIEGLGEEIAARFIELGYLRDASDIFRLREHEAELKELDRFGEKSVGNLLKAIDKASKIEYRRFINAIGIRYVGEQTARILAETFQPFDMLMDAPEEELMSAREVGDIVAHSIRDYFGNPDNRGLLGRLFANGVEIVYPAKIEIVDSPIAGMTVVFTGKAEGFTREEFKEIVRKHGGTPSESVSGNTSMLVAGENAGSKLDKAKQHGVRIITPEEFLALLGIRDA; encoded by the coding sequence ATGAATAGGGCCGGCGCGGAAAAACGGATTGCCGGGCTTCGTGAAGAGATCAACCGGCATAATTACCGGTATTACGTCATGGATTCTCCGCTCATCTCGGATTACGATTACGACCGTCTGATGCGCGAGCTTCAGGATATCGAAAAGGAGTTCCCCGAACTGGTAACTCCCGATTCTCCCACCCAACGGGTCGGGGATAAGCCGCTTGAAAAATTCGACAACTATCGGCATCCTTACCGCATGTACAGTCTGAATAACGCGTTGAACGATTCGGAGTTCCGGGAATTCTACGGGAGAGTGCTGAAGGAACTACCCGGCGACGGGCTCTTCACGCCGTCGTTTTCCTGCGAGCATAAATTCGACGGGTTGGCAATCGAACTCATTTACGAACAAGGCGCGCTGGTTACCGCGTCTACGCGGGGTAACGGCGAGGTAGGCGAATTGATTACTACCAACGCGCGCACGATAAAAAGCATCCCGCTCCGGCTGAAAGACGGCTGCCCCGACTGGCTGGCCGTGTACGGAGAGGTATTGATTTATAAGGCGGACTTTATCGAGCTGAACCGTGTCCGCGCGGAGCAGGGCGAACCGGAGTTCGCGAACCCCCGTAACGCCGCCGCCGGGAGTCTCCGCCAGCTCGACCCGAAAATTACCGCGTCGCGGAAGCTTCGTTTCAATGCTTACGGGGTACGCGCGCGGGAGGGCGAGAAGGCTGTGAACGGGATTTCCTCGCAGTACGCGCGGATGACCTATCTCATGGAACTCGGTTTCCCGGGCAGCCCGCACCGGATAAAGGCGCAGTCTATCGACGAAATCATTGAGTTTCACCGTAGATGGGAGGCCGAACGTTCGACGGTCGGGTACGAGATCGACGGAGTGGTGGTCAAGCTCGACGATATCCGCGCTCAGGAGGAAATGGGCTATGACGCGAAATCCCCGAAATGGGCGATCGCGTGGAAGTTCAAGCCTGCCGCCGAGACGACTGTCCTGAGGGAGGTCGAGTTCAGCGTGGGGCGGTTGGGCACGATCACGCCGACCGCGATTTTCGATCCGGTCATCCTATCCGGGGCGAAGATTTCCCGCGCGACCCTGCATAATTTCGACGAGGTGCGCCGTCTCGATGTGATGATCGGCGATACTATCTTAGTCGAGCGCTCAGGGGACGTCATCCCGAAAGTGGCCGGCGTGCTGAAAGATAAACGTCCGTCCGATGCGCGGTTTATCCTCCCGCCGGAAAATTGCCCGGTCTGCGGGCATCACGCGGAGCAGGTCGAGGGCGAGGTCGCGTATGTGTGCACCAATCCGGCGTGCCCGGCGGTCGTGCGCGAACGTATCAAGCACTTCGTATCGCGGCAGGCGTTCGATATCGAGGGGCTCGGCGAGGAGATTGCCGCGCGTTTTATCGAACTCGGCTACCTGCGGGACGCGTCGGATATCTTCCGCCTGCGGGAGCATGAAGCCGAACTCAAGGAACTCGACCGCTTCGGCGAGAAAAGCGTGGGTAACCTCCTGAAAGCGATAGATAAAGCGTCGAAAATCGAGTACCGGCGGTTTATCAACGCCATCGGGATACGGTATGTCGGCGAACAGACCGCGCGCATTCTCGCGGAGACGTTCCAGCCCTTCGATATGTTAATGGATGCGCCGGAAGAAGAGCTGATGTCCGCCCGGGAGGTCGGCGATATCGTCGCGCATTCGATCCGCGACTATTTCGGCAATCCCGATAACCGAGGCCTGCTCGGACGGTTATTCGCTAACGGTGTGGAGATTGTTTACCCGGCGAAGATAGAAATCGTAGATTCGCCGATTGCCGGGATGACCGTGGTGTTTACCGGGAAGGCGGAGGGATTCACCCGCGAGGAGTTCAAGGAGATCGTACGCAAGCACGGCGGGACTCCCTCGGAGAGCGTCAGCGGGAATACGTCCATGCTGGTCGCGGGCGAGAACGCGGGGTCGAAGCTCGATAAGGCGAAACAGCACGGCGTGAGGATTATCACCCCCGAAGAATTTCTCGCGCTCTTGGGGATACGGGACGCTTGA
- a CDS encoding ABC transporter ATP-binding protein: protein MSLISLRNVKKDYPLGKTVVHALRGINIHVERGALMSIVGPSGSGKTTALNIIGCIDNASDGSVQIGDVEITRLNDQQLTDLRLFKIGFIFQTFNLIPVLNVLENVEFPLLLMNRMSKQERKMRCDKFISEVGIKEYIDHRPAELSGGQRQRVAIARALVTQPEIVLADEPTANLDSVTGDMILQLMQDLNRIENTTFIFSTHDPDVLKYAKDVVKIKDGLVVG from the coding sequence ATGAGTTTAATCAGCCTGCGTAACGTAAAAAAGGATTACCCGTTGGGTAAAACCGTCGTCCACGCGTTAAGAGGGATCAATATCCATGTCGAGCGCGGCGCTCTGATGTCGATAGTCGGCCCGTCGGGAAGCGGAAAGACGACGGCGCTGAATATTATCGGGTGTATCGATAACGCGTCGGACGGGTCAGTCCAAATCGGCGACGTCGAAATTACGCGGTTGAACGACCAACAGTTGACCGACCTTCGCCTGTTTAAGATTGGGTTTATTTTCCAGACGTTCAACCTGATACCGGTATTGAACGTTCTCGAAAACGTAGAATTCCCTCTTCTGCTGATGAACAGGATGTCGAAGCAGGAACGTAAAATGCGCTGCGATAAGTTTATTTCCGAGGTCGGTATCAAGGAATATATCGATCATCGTCCGGCAGAATTGTCCGGCGGACAGCGCCAGAGAGTCGCTATCGCGCGCGCGCTGGTGACCCAGCCTGAAATCGTCCTTGCAGACGAACCTACCGCCAACCTCGACTCCGTAACGGGCGATATGATCCTTCAGCTCATGCAGGACCTTAACAGGATTGAGAATACCACGTTTATCTTCTCTACCCATGATCCTGATGTCCTGAAATACGCGAAAGATGTAGTCAAGATTAAAGACGGCCTCGTGGTCGGGTAG
- a CDS encoding FtsX-like permease family protein, with amino-acid sequence MSILIKISQRNLLRHRGKSFVIGLIIFLGAFFMTVGNAIVNGMNKGLEENMVQRFLGNLVIVSTNQIDDNILTGMPKPKKVITGYFKVRDLIVSNDAIEQYFPMGFGYSIVFNPEGDHPLYVMSFGIDFQAYQKMFHSNIFMIEGTLPTNGQKGIIVNNLSRDQFYENGGFWTLPQGQPVVISNLSAKALSNTNKLITKNELILQGANADGGSLDLGVKVSGIFKFQTMNDVWSVINFIDIETFRETFGYTTESDAKIVLNPEQKSLLNANEDDINSMFSDESMFESADIVSKKYDINDIKKQTKKSDTNAAKTDPGSYNIICVKLKNGADTAQTVKKLNEEFKTNGMDARAIPWDKASGQIGMFANIFRMGINGFVTFLFFVAIIIIMNTLSMAALERISEIGMMRAVGARKSFIGGMFLYETFILAFVFGTAGMLIGTLFQRLLRLAQFKADNNMMEIMFGGDYFQPFLDPGTVLLCIIQLLFVTGLSIIYPIIVARKITPLDAISRN; translated from the coding sequence ATGAGCATTCTAATAAAAATATCCCAGCGGAACCTTTTGCGTCACCGCGGGAAAAGTTTCGTAATCGGGTTGATTATTTTCCTCGGCGCGTTCTTTATGACCGTGGGTAACGCCATTGTCAACGGGATGAACAAGGGCCTCGAGGAAAATATGGTGCAGCGTTTTCTGGGGAATCTCGTCATTGTGTCGACGAACCAGATCGACGATAACATCCTGACCGGTATGCCTAAGCCTAAGAAGGTGATTACCGGCTACTTCAAGGTCAGAGATTTAATTGTGAGCAATGATGCTATCGAGCAGTATTTCCCGATGGGTTTCGGGTACTCAATCGTTTTCAACCCGGAAGGCGACCATCCGCTTTATGTGATGTCATTCGGGATCGATTTTCAGGCCTATCAGAAAATGTTTCATTCGAATATTTTTATGATAGAAGGAACTCTCCCCACCAACGGCCAGAAAGGAATTATTGTGAACAACCTGTCGCGGGATCAGTTCTACGAAAACGGCGGGTTCTGGACGCTGCCTCAGGGGCAGCCTGTGGTAATCTCAAATCTGTCCGCTAAAGCGTTGTCCAATACGAATAAACTGATTACCAAGAACGAACTGATTCTCCAGGGCGCGAACGCCGATGGGGGATCGCTCGACCTTGGGGTTAAGGTATCGGGAATTTTTAAATTCCAGACGATGAACGATGTATGGTCTGTGATTAACTTCATCGATATCGAGACATTCCGCGAAACGTTCGGCTATACCACTGAATCGGACGCAAAGATCGTATTGAACCCGGAGCAAAAATCGCTCCTCAACGCAAACGAGGACGATATCAATTCGATGTTCAGCGACGAATCCATGTTCGAATCGGCTGATATAGTCAGTAAAAAATACGACATTAACGATATTAAAAAGCAGACAAAAAAAAGCGATACCAATGCCGCTAAGACGGATCCCGGTTCCTACAATATTATCTGCGTCAAACTGAAAAACGGAGCCGATACCGCTCAAACGGTTAAAAAGCTCAACGAGGAATTCAAGACCAACGGGATGGACGCCCGCGCGATACCGTGGGATAAAGCCTCGGGCCAGATCGGAATGTTCGCCAATATTTTCAGGATGGGCATCAACGGTTTCGTGACGTTCCTGTTCTTCGTGGCGATCATCATCATTATGAACACCCTGAGCATGGCGGCGTTGGAACGTATCTCCGAGATCGGTATGATGCGCGCCGTCGGCGCAAGGAAAAGTTTCATCGGGGGAATGTTCCTCTATGAAACATTTATCCTCGCGTTCGTGTTCGGGACCGCGGGTATGCTGATCGGCACGCTTTTCCAGCGTCTGCTCCGTTTAGCGCAGTTTAAAGCTGATAATAATATGATGGAAATCATGTTCGGGGGCGACTACTTCCAGCCGTTTCTCGATCCGGGCACCGTCCTGCTATGTATCATTCAGCTTCTGTTCGTGACGGGTTTATCGATCATATACCCGATTATTGTCGCGCGTAAAATCACCCCGCTCGACGCTATTTCGAGAAACTAA
- a CDS encoding DUF1232 domain-containing protein yields MKGSLFRGLKARAAAIKRDVTALYFALKHPGTPWVAKVLAGLTAGYALSPIDLIPDFIPVLGLLDDLILLPGMIVLTVSLIPKDVMDECRARAETAPMMKNSYLAMGIIILIWVGLGFLILSFIIGKPAFSRRGTL; encoded by the coding sequence ATGAAGGGCAGTTTATTCAGGGGGCTGAAAGCACGCGCGGCGGCGATAAAACGCGACGTCACCGCTCTCTACTTTGCGCTGAAGCATCCGGGAACGCCGTGGGTTGCGAAAGTGCTTGCGGGATTGACGGCTGGTTACGCACTCAGCCCTATCGACCTAATACCCGATTTTATCCCTGTCCTGGGGCTTCTCGACGATCTGATACTTCTCCCGGGGATGATCGTACTTACAGTAAGTCTTATCCCGAAGGATGTAATGGATGAATGCCGCGCGAGGGCGGAGACCGCCCCCATGATGAAAAATAGTTATTTAGCTATGGGAATCATCATATTAATATGGGTAGGGTTGGGATTTTTGATACTGAGTTTCATCATCGGGAAGCCGGCATTTTCCAGAAGAGGAACATTATAA